The following proteins are encoded in a genomic region of Gossypium hirsutum isolate 1008001.06 chromosome D05, Gossypium_hirsutum_v2.1, whole genome shotgun sequence:
- the LOC107903945 gene encoding uncharacterized protein, producing MQTRIRVMDPQGAGTDEVESNEPALAEGTVPPDVNVSERPISVTQAGGAQEAFFQAMNNWFAEFVHTNPAVRPPPPHDSQVPHVTSPVAGIVIRERPPVDKIRKQEAKEYRATEDDDAEKVEFWLENTIRVFDELSCILEKCMKCVVSLLRDSAYHWWKTLVSVVPSERVTWNFFQKEFRKKYVSQRFIDQKRKELFELK from the exons ATGCAAACAAGAATTAGAG TTATGGATCCCCAAGGAGCTggtacagatgaagtagagagtaatgagCCCGCTCtcgcagaagggacggtgccaccagatgttaatgttagtgaaaggCCCATTTCAGTTACTCAGGCAGGAGGGGCTCAAGAAGCCTTTTTCCAAGCTATGAATaattggtttgccgagttcgttcacACGAATCcagctgttagacctccaccccctcatgattctcaggttCCCCATGTAACTTCTCCAGTCGCAGGTATAGTTATCAGGGAaaggccaccagttgataagatcagaaaacaAGAGGCTAAAGAATATCGGGCTACTGAAGAcgatgatgcagagaaagtagaattttggcttgagaatactatcagagtttttgatgaattatcttgtataCTTGAAaaatgtatgaagtgtgttgtctcacttctcagagattcggcttatcattggtggaagactcttgtgtcaGTGGTACCTAGTGAGAGGGTTACTTGGAATTTCTTTCAGAAGGAGTTCCGTAAGAAGTACgtcagtcagagatttatagatcagaaaagaaaagagctCTTTGAGTTAAAATAA